The uncultured Bacteroides sp. genomic sequence GATGACGAAGCGGATAACGCTTCTATAAATACGAAAAAAGAAAATGAATCTCCAACAGTTATAAATCGCTTAATTCGCAATATTATAGGTCTTTTCAATCGCTCTGGATATGTGGGATATACTGCTACTCCGTTTGCAAATATTTTTATTCCACTAGATGAAGATAATTTATTTCCACGTGATTTTATTATTAATCTTCCTGCACCAACTAATTATATTGGACCAGATAAAATTTTTGGTACTTCTATAATTCCCGATGATACAAATGATGACCTATTGCCAATTGTAAGACCAATAAATGATTTTGGTACATTCGTTCCCGATAAACATAAAATGAATGATGACAAACCATTAGATTTGCCTGAATCTTTAGAATTGGCAATTAAATGCTTTATTGTTACCTGCGCTGTTAGGATAGCACGTGGGCAAGATAAAAAGCATAATTCAATGCTAGTTCATGTATCTCGGTATAAAAGCTGGCAGAATGATATTAAAGACTTGGTTGAAAGTCAATTCCTTTATTATAAAAGAGGTATTGAGCAAAATATAAAACAAATTATTGAAGAGTTTCGCCAAGTCTATGAAGTTGATACTCCCGACTATATTTCATTCAAAACTACAACGAGTAATATAAAAAACTCAACGTTTAAAGATATAGATACAAAACTCACAATTCATTCTTGGGAAGAAATTCTACCCTTACTTTATAAAGCTGTTGTCAAGATTGAAGTAAAGTCTATAAATGGTAGTTCGGCAGATGCACTGAAATATTATGATAATGAGAAAACGGGTATCTCTGTTATTGCGATAGGTGGTGATAAGTTGTCACGTGGTCTTACTCTAGAGGGTTTGTCTGTAAGTTATTATTTGCGAGCCTCAAAAATGTATGACACACTAATGCAAATGGGGCGATGGTTTGGCTATCGTCCGGGATATGTTGATTTATGCCGTTTATTTACAAGTAGAGAGTTGAATGAATGGTTTCGACATATAACGATGGCTAGTGAAGAGTTGCGAGGAGAATTCAACTTCTTGGCTGATTCAGGGAGTACTCCAGAAGATTATGTTTTAAAAGTACGAACCCACCCCGGTTGTTTACAAATTACAGCTGTAAGCAAAATGAGATACACTAATACAATACGTGTTTCTTGGTCTGGTCGACTAATAGAAACTTACCAGCTCTCAAAAGATAAAGGTATTGTACACTCAAATTTGATTGCAACTGATAATTTAATCTCCTCGCTAGGTCTACCAGTGAAAAAAGGAAATGACTATTTGTGGAAAGATGTTACACCTAACACAATTTGCTCATATTTTGGTAGATACAAAGTTGCAGAAAATCTTAAAGCTGTTGATTTAAACAGAATTTGTAGATTTATACAAAAGCTCAATACTGATGGAGAATTAACGTCTTGGAGTGTGGCACTTATGAACAAAGTAGGCGAAACTCCAAAGTTTACAACTTCAAATGGCATTAGTGTTGGCTGTTTTGATCGTAACTACGCTATAGAATCAACAGAAGAAACATATTTGATAAAAAAGAATCACATACTTGGAAATCAAACAGATGAATTTATTGATTTAGATGATAAGGTTCTAGAAATGGCGTTGAAAACGTCAATAGAAGGGTCTGTTGAATTAAATTGGAAAGCAGATGAAAATTGGAAAAATAATTATCCAAAGCCCAAACTTGTTAGAGAAAAATATAGGTCGGTGACAAATCCCTTATTAATAATCTACCCACTAAATCCAGAATGTGCATACCCAAAAGAATTTAATGGAGTGAAATCAATTGAACCATTTCTTGGGTTTGCAATTTGTTTTCCACACAGTAATGGAAATCATACTGAAGAATTTGCAATCAATAGTGTTTTAATTGATAAATTCAGACAATCAGAAGAAGAATTCGACAATAATAACGATAATCCAGACGATAATGAATAGGATATTAGAAATATGGTCAGATCTAGAGAAAGCCAATACGAAAGGGCTTCTTAAAAAGTTATACTCTAATAATACAAATCAATGTGTATATAGTATATTTAAGAATCCAGAGCAACATTGCGGAATTGCAATTTCTGTCAGCAAAGATATTCGTATTGATATTTCCCCATTTGCTAATTTGCAAGATTTGAAAGTGTCGTTATACAATGATACTTCTTTTGAAAATCATGTAATGCTTCTTATCGAATTATTGGATTATTCAAGTCGTGATGTGTTCTCTATTTTGTGTGAAGATTTAGTAATTACAGTTTCAAAACTTGTTTCAGAACAAAGTATAATTAAAGCGGCATTAAATCAACTTGAAAAATGGAAATCTCTTTTTGATAAATATAATTCAATTGGATTAACTCCGGCTGAGCAACAAGGATTGTTTGGTGAACTACACTTTCTACAGAAGTATTTATCTAATGACTTTGAACAAACTTCTATACTAAATACATGGGTTGGTATTGACAAAGCTCTGAGAGATTTCCAATATAACAATTGGGCTTTAGAAGTAAAAACAACTGCTGGTAATAACCATCAGAAAATAAGTATTAGCAGTGAAAGGCAGTTAGACGAAACACTTTTAGAAAACTTGTATTTATATCATTTATCCGTAGAAGTTTCTAAAGGTAATGGAGAGAACTTAAACACTAAAATATCTTTAATACGACAAACATTTAATACCACCATTGCATTAAACATATTCAATGCTAAACTTCTTGAGGTTGGTTATTTTGATAAACATGCTGAAATATATAAAGAACGTTGTTATCAAATCAGACAAGAGAATTTCTATAAAATTGAAAAAGATTTTCCCCGGATTAAGGAAAATGAAATACGTGATGGGGTTGGTGATATCAAGTACTCTATAATCTTATCACAATGTAAAGAATATCTTGTTGCAGAAAATACAATCTTTAATACCCTTGAAAATATATGAATGAAGTAAGTAAATACTATTCGGTTTTAGTGCAGGACATTCATTCTATGCAAGATAGTTCTGAAGAAGGTGCTTCGCAGGAGCAATTGTTTACACAAATGGCATTAGATATGCTTTCTGAAGCCGGTGAAACTGAGAACGCCTATGTAGCCTATGATGAAAAAGCATTAGGCACAAAAAAACAACATAAAATAAATGCTTATGCTATTTCTGACAATTACGAAACAGTTGATCTATTCATAACAGTTTTTAAGGGTGAAGACTCAATACAACTAATATCTAAAGACATAATTGAACAAGCAACAAAACGCATTTC encodes the following:
- a CDS encoding PD-(D/E)XK motif protein, translating into MNRILEIWSDLEKANTKGLLKKLYSNNTNQCVYSIFKNPEQHCGIAISVSKDIRIDISPFANLQDLKVSLYNDTSFENHVMLLIELLDYSSRDVFSILCEDLVITVSKLVSEQSIIKAALNQLEKWKSLFDKYNSIGLTPAEQQGLFGELHFLQKYLSNDFEQTSILNTWVGIDKALRDFQYNNWALEVKTTAGNNHQKISISSERQLDETLLENLYLYHLSVEVSKGNGENLNTKISLIRQTFNTTIALNIFNAKLLEVGYFDKHAEIYKERCYQIRQENFYKIEKDFPRIKENEIRDGVGDIKYSIILSQCKEYLVAENTIFNTLENI
- a CDS encoding Z1 domain-containing protein, whose translation is MIEKAKNMCRSLIGERVSVTDVEIDSAIEQVMYMPFFSGIDTTQLKNELLSTYRVRVDLFKILVGKERREPWIKDYKANHSAEHWAFWNRYRHYLEQSKGFPPDIIDKIDKLTESTLDKLFDPTLQDITIDKKGLVVGQVQSGKTANYTGLICKAADAGFNLIIVLAGIHNNLRSQTQLRLDEDFLGFDTQFERAYTMNLTSKRGVGLLHGFPPAIANSITTSSDKGDFTKRAAETLGVNFDTPQPILLVVKKNATVLKRLSTWLASQTVTVNGKKVIINKSLLIIDDEADNASINTKKENESPTVINRLIRNIIGLFNRSGYVGYTATPFANIFIPLDEDNLFPRDFIINLPAPTNYIGPDKIFGTSIIPDDTNDDLLPIVRPINDFGTFVPDKHKMNDDKPLDLPESLELAIKCFIVTCAVRIARGQDKKHNSMLVHVSRYKSWQNDIKDLVESQFLYYKRGIEQNIKQIIEEFRQVYEVDTPDYISFKTTTSNIKNSTFKDIDTKLTIHSWEEILPLLYKAVVKIEVKSINGSSADALKYYDNEKTGISVIAIGGDKLSRGLTLEGLSVSYYLRASKMYDTLMQMGRWFGYRPGYVDLCRLFTSRELNEWFRHITMASEELRGEFNFLADSGSTPEDYVLKVRTHPGCLQITAVSKMRYTNTIRVSWSGRLIETYQLSKDKGIVHSNLIATDNLISSLGLPVKKGNDYLWKDVTPNTICSYFGRYKVAENLKAVDLNRICRFIQKLNTDGELTSWSVALMNKVGETPKFTTSNGISVGCFDRNYAIESTEETYLIKKNHILGNQTDEFIDLDDKVLEMALKTSIEGSVELNWKADENWKNNYPKPKLVREKYRSVTNPLLIIYPLNPECAYPKEFNGVKSIEPFLGFAICFPHSNGNHTEEFAINSVLIDKFRQSEEEFDNNNDNPDDNE